ACACCAAATCCGCTTCCTCCGACTCAGGTCATGCCGCCTTTTGCCTTCGCGATCGCGCTCCGTGCTTTCATAAAACAGAGATCAGAAACGGGAGTGCCGGTTTCATCCCAACGCACCAGCATTTCAAGTGCCTCCAGCAAGTCGGGGGCGGCTGCGATGAGTTGCGCATTCTCGATGGTGTTGCAATCGATGAATTCAGAGTCCTGCAATTCCGTGAGAGGCTTGTCGCCGACCGTCGAAACGCAATCCTTCTCATCACCTACAACAATCCAATGGCGCGAAGCTTCGTCCGCGGTTGTCATGCGTTCCTCCTGTCATTGCGTGGCGTATCCTCGCGATGCTATTCAAGAAGATGACCTGAAACCACTCAATGAGAGCGTCGCATTCGAGTTTTTGCGAATTCGCGACAACATGCGGCACAGCACTGAGCGAGACAGCCGTCTTGCGAGTTGCTATGGCGAGCCCAATAGCAGCTCTGGCGGGCCATTGGAAAGGTCTGCGGATTCCAATTGGTGTCTGATGGCAAGGATCAGTTGATCATTCGAGGTCAGCGGTTCGCGGACTTTCTTTTCGAAAACGACTGTCACCAGATAGTCCTTTTGAATTGCAGTGGCACCGTAGACCGCGGCAATCGCTCGCGCCTCCGCGGCTGAGGCGCATACGAACGTATGGCTGAAAACGGGTTTTTCTGCATTCGATACGACCTTGAAGTATCTATGTACAAAAAATGCATTCACGCTTTTGAGTTCCGGCGGCACGGGCTGTTCGAATTGTTCCAACCATCTCCGCTGCGTTTCCATCCAAACAGAGTCGGAACGAACATCGATTTGCGTGGGAGGTGCTTCCAGAACGATCGGAAAGGTGTGACGAGCATCGTCGCGCTGCATGTACGCAACGGGAATTACGCGTGGGACCACTGCGGACATTACTCGGGCGTATTTTCGGCGGAGTTCTTGAACCGCTTCTTGAGCGGCGAGTTCATGTGCGGTCAACGGCTGTTCTGCGGGGCGTTCCGGTGAGGGAGGCATCATCAACGCCAGATAGTCACCGTAACCGATCGCCGTCAGCCCCCCTGCCGACAACCCAATCCCCACGGCGAGAAGGAAGACGTAGTTCCAGCGGACGAGGCGATCTCGTATTCGAAACAGGAACGAGAAAAATCCGATCGCGGAAAACAGAGCGAATCCGCCGCTAAGCACGACGGAAACCGGAACCATACGCACATAGGGTTCGCGCAACACAGAGACGGAAATGATTGCCGACAGCAGTGCATTGGCAAGGAACGCGATCGCTCCCGCAAGAAAGAGCATCATGAATACAAATTGGAGATTGGAATGACGCGGTGGACGATCGGCCTGCTCACTGTCCGCGGAGCGGATTCTCGACTGAGAATCGTTCGATCGAGAACGCCATCGCGAAGTCATGGCATACGCGAAAAATGTGACGCTGCCAGCGAGGTTGCACCAGGCGATGAGGTGACGGATCCACGACGTCCTCTCTTCGGGATTGTGGATGGCTGCCCCTGCAATCAGGAATGAGACACTGAAGATGACATACGCCATCGCGGTGGCGACCATTTCCCACGTCTCATGGATATGAGGTTGATTAAATGTCTCCGCGTTTGTTTGACGTAAATTGGATCGAGAATACCAGACTCGAATCCCTAGCCGGAGTGCCGGAATCAGGCCGAAGACGGTTCCCATGATTGCCATGCAGCTCGGCTGAACCCATTGAATCGGGTTATTGTGGATCCCCGCGAATGCGACGAGGTTGAGGACGCTCGCGACCCACAACCAAGCGGCGAGCCGGCTTTTCCAGTCGCGAGGAGGTACCGTCCAGGTCCATCGTTTGAACGGAAACGCAGGATGAGACCAAGGATCGATGCCTCCGAGAAGTTCCGTCATGGCGGCCTTGAACCATTTGGGCGGAAATACGAAAGCTGCGACTTCGACGACAACCAGGAGAGCGAACAGCCATCCCTCGCAAATCAGATAGAACAGGAGATTCCCTGCGGTCGCAGCACACGTACTGAGGAATAGCCCGAGAGTCGACGTCGAGGACTTTGTTGCGGTCCAGCCCACGCCGGCCAAACCAATCTTGGCTGCCGTCTCCGTCAACGTCGCTGGTGCACCGCTCGCCGAACTGTGGCCAAGAACGGTGATGAGCGCCGTGACGCTCGTGATAACACCCATTCGGCGCAATTGACTTCGGACGTCGTCCAATCCCTGTGCCAGCCGACGCGAGACCGTGGATTGATCAACCCCAAGGCGCTGGGCGATCTCGGCCTGAGTCTTACCTTCTAAATAATGGCTGACCACAATCTGTCGCAACTGCTGATCGAGTCCATCGACGGCTTCGTCGATGAGCGTTTGAAGTTCGGAAAAGTCTTCGGTCTCTCGCGTGGGCGTGATTGCCGCATCAAACGAGAGCCGCTTACGGTCTTGCTTCCGCGATCGGATCAGGTTGAGGGCACGGTTGGTTGCGGTCGAATGCAACCAACCCGCCACGGATGTCCGAATCGTTGACGCTTTGCGAGCCAGTTCCAGAAAGCAATCCTGTGAAAGATCCTCAGCCGCATGGGGGTCACCGGTAATTCTCAGGCCAACGGCATAGACCATCCCGCCAAGTTCCTCGACAAGCGCGCGAAAGCAGGCGGGATCGCCAGACAGGGCGTAGTCCCGAAGCAGTTGCTCGCTTGTCGTCATGACGAGGTCCTTCGAATTCGTGCTGTGAGCGTCTTCAACTGACAGACACGAGTCTTGTCCTCACTATGCAAAGAATATTTGAATCGGAGTTCGACATTTGAATGACCGGCGCGATTGTGTTCGCGCATGTCGTCAAAGGTTGACAGTCGCTTGCCGATGGCGCAAGAAAAGAAGCCGCGTTCCATGTGTTGCGGTTCATTTCTTCGTTACGCAACTCCCGCTTTGCGAAGCATCTTGCGCTCATCTTTCCCGTCGTCCGGAAAAGTGGATTGGAACCCTCGTGCACATTTCTGATGTACAGAATGCATTGCCAACCAGGAGCTTGGCAACGAGGAATTCTGGATGGAATTCCGTACTGCTTGCCGCCTGACTTAACTGAGCCTGAAACCGTTTGTGAAAGTCCCTTCCCATTTCCGCCAAGGAGACTTATACATCCACTTCCCCTCGGATGTCTTGGAGTCGCGGGAACTAATACTCGAATTCACACGATACGTATTCCCAGGTCACCACATTGATGCTGAACAACGTCCGGATCGCCGCCGTCGCAGTCGACACTCAACCTGGAAACCTGTCTGACAATCTGCGGAAGATCGCGTATTGGACAAAGAAAGCAGCGGCCGCGGGGGCGAACCTGATTCTGTTCCAGGAACTGTCTTTGTCGGGGTTCATCCCGAACCACCCCACGGGTGATCATGACAAGTGGGTGCGAGAAGCGTTACAGGTCGGTCGGAAGATCGCAGAGCCCGTGAATGGCCCAGCCGTCAGACAATTGTCGCAAATCGCTGCCGAATCCGAAGTGTTGATTTCGGCCGGAATGTTCGAGGACGCTGGTAACGTCCTGCACAATACGCAGGTCCTGGTCGGAGGCAAAGGCTTGCTGGGATCGTGGCGAAAGATGCATGTTCCTATGTACGAAATGCCATTTTACTGCGGTGGCGGTGTCCCCGACGTGGTCGACACGCCCTTGGGCCGGGTCGGTGTGAACATCTGTTTCGACGTTCTGTTACCAGAATCGACGCGATTGCTGGCCGTGAAGAACGCGGAAATCGCCCTCTTTCCGTTTGCGGCCGATCCACCACCAGTGACACCCCAAGGTTGGGCCAACTGGGCTTCGCTACCGATCAGGTCACGCTGTGCTGAAAACGGAATCTACGGCGTTGCTTGTAACTACGTCGGGACGGTGACGTGTGCTGGCGTCAGTCAGTCATTTCCGGGTGGAGGGATCATTGTCGATCCTCGAGGTCAAATCATGACCGAGTGGACTGCCGCGTCTGGCGAACCAGGAATGCTGATCAGCGATCTGTCCGCGGAGGTTTTGCGTGAAGCGCGCGCCGAGCCGGAATACCTGTATCGCTTCCGCCGACCGGAGCTTTATGGATCGCTCGCCAACATCTCGTGAATTGGGCGTCGACCGCAGATGGGGCAAGGATTTGGTTGGCCCTTGGGACTGCCAAGCTGAAGCACAGAAATGCCACGGTCCGGCCAATTGGGAGCCCGCAACAAAATACGTGGGCCGTATGTGGTTGGACCGATTTCAAAGACCTTCGGGCTGATCGACTGGCTGCTGAAAACAGAGACAGAACTGGTCCGGGTCGCGTGCGTAGACCTGTCGCATTCCGTATGAGGTCGTCTGAGGCGGTTCCACAGGCCAGTGCTTGTCGCACAGCAATTCATAGAATGCGTCGACATCCTCACAATTCAAGAACAGTGTGGTGTCTGCGTGCGCGATAGAACGTCCCGCGTCCGGTTGTGCGGGCCGCTCGTGTTCCTCGAAGGCCGAGTTCAACATGAGCGTCGCGCCGCCATTCTGGAGCATGGCCCAGAAAAGTGGCTTCGCAGGATCGGATGTCGACACCACGGCGAACTCGAGTACGTCGCGATAGAACGCGATCGACTTCAGAATGTCGAAAACCTGTAATAGTGGAACGGCAGACTGGATCGCGCCGGACATCTGGTTCTCCTTAGACGAGATCGTACCGGATTTCGATCGTTCAGCTATTCGAGACACAGACCGTCCCGTCACGCCATAACAGGCTATCGCGGCAAAATTGTGACGCCAGGATTTGATTCCACAAAAAAACGCAGCCGGAGAATGAACCCCGGCTGCGTTTTAAGCTAATTCAAATCAAATCGACTGTTCAGTCGATCGAGATGGCGACCCAACCATCGACCAGTCGGATCTTTGTCACGTAAGCCACAAGAGTCTTCTCAGGAGCTTTGAACTCAATCTTGCTATCGACAGCACGGTCAGGCAGAACGGATTGAATCTTCTTGCGAACAACCGCATTAATCTGGATACCGCCGCCTTGGCCTTCAGCCGCTGCAACGATCACGTTTCCGCGTC
This genomic interval from Schlesneria paludicola DSM 18645 contains the following:
- a CDS encoding RNA polymerase sigma factor gives rise to the protein MTTSEQLLRDYALSGDPACFRALVEELGGMVYAVGLRITGDPHAAEDLSQDCFLELARKASTIRTSVAGWLHSTATNRALNLIRSRKQDRKRLSFDAAITPTRETEDFSELQTLIDEAVDGLDQQLRQIVVSHYLEGKTQAEIAQRLGVDQSTVSRRLAQGLDDVRSQLRRMGVITSVTALITVLGHSSASGAPATLTETAAKIGLAGVGWTATKSSTSTLGLFLSTCAATAGNLLFYLICEGWLFALLVVVEVAAFVFPPKWFKAAMTELLGGIDPWSHPAFPFKRWTWTVPPRDWKSRLAAWLWVASVLNLVAFAGIHNNPIQWVQPSCMAIMGTVFGLIPALRLGIRVWYSRSNLRQTNAETFNQPHIHETWEMVATAMAYVIFSVSFLIAGAAIHNPEERTSWIRHLIAWCNLAGSVTFFAYAMTSRWRSRSNDSQSRIRSADSEQADRPPRHSNLQFVFMMLFLAGAIAFLANALLSAIISVSVLREPYVRMVPVSVVLSGGFALFSAIGFFSFLFRIRDRLVRWNYVFLLAVGIGLSAGGLTAIGYGDYLALMMPPSPERPAEQPLTAHELAAQEAVQELRRKYARVMSAVVPRVIPVAYMQRDDARHTFPIVLEAPPTQIDVRSDSVWMETQRRWLEQFEQPVPPELKSVNAFFVHRYFKVVSNAEKPVFSHTFVCASAAEARAIAAVYGATAIQKDYLVTVVFEKKVREPLTSNDQLILAIRHQLESADLSNGPPELLLGSP
- a CDS encoding carbon-nitrogen hydrolase family protein, translating into MLNNVRIAAVAVDTQPGNLSDNLRKIAYWTKKAAAAGANLILFQELSLSGFIPNHPTGDHDKWVREALQVGRKIAEPVNGPAVRQLSQIAAESEVLISAGMFEDAGNVLHNTQVLVGGKGLLGSWRKMHVPMYEMPFYCGGGVPDVVDTPLGRVGVNICFDVLLPESTRLLAVKNAEIALFPFAADPPPVTPQGWANWASLPIRSRCAENGIYGVACNYVGTVTCAGVSQSFPGGGIIVDPRGQIMTEWTAASGEPGMLISDLSAEVLREARAEPEYLYRFRRPELYGSLANIS
- a CDS encoding VOC family protein — encoded protein: MSGAIQSAVPLLQVFDILKSIAFYRDVLEFAVVSTSDPAKPLFWAMLQNGGATLMLNSAFEEHERPAQPDAGRSIAHADTTLFLNCEDVDAFYELLCDKHWPVEPPQTTSYGMRQVYARDPDQFCLCFQQPVDQPEGL